In the Paenibacillus sp. FSL H7-0357 genome, one interval contains:
- a CDS encoding AAA family ATPase, with translation MKLNRIYVEEYKLLKKFTIDFHESTNSQYRASCRFLIGQNGSGKSALLEVISLIFTRIMQDESPGFRFQIDYSIMLSGRETKISVWNLEGPLTYSIDGSNQDMQTNPFSDRQEYHPTKILAQSTGPNNMLDDVLLQTPEDALISDVFDYISDPQHEVEDAAGLDRLLSKIERLHEDPRYLFINGETALYVIITLCVFSDISSDPELNRIYCRKRKKLFDLVGNFTPVSFSLSGNDGKIASRFGKESGSIEREFMKLVYSEQESGSLPLYDFVSRTLTQLNGEIKQVFTQSSTHHYRRNAVFRLEQDPNFSHFNYFHKNISQATTPLSFLSSLIYAKRMGLLEQAELAFKLKGSDVIFTSENLSDGEYLWLAHLGILLLMSCEDNILLLLDEPDVHLNEAWNVNFINYLNEFISLEDTAASHEVVIATHSSMILTDVDPKQLYQFKLILDNGQPRSEIKSTRISTFGANLGEISKQIFGTGGIIGSYAEELIDEAFRLADEENNYDKLKQLQDMLGPGYHYFRVSNRLLELEEKD, from the coding sequence GTGAAACTGAATCGAATCTATGTTGAGGAATATAAATTGTTAAAAAAATTCACGATTGACTTTCACGAGAGTACGAATTCACAATACCGGGCATCCTGCCGCTTTCTGATCGGGCAGAACGGCTCCGGCAAATCGGCCCTGCTAGAGGTAATCAGCCTCATTTTCACCCGCATCATGCAGGACGAGTCACCGGGATTCCGGTTTCAAATCGATTATTCTATAATGCTCAGTGGCCGAGAAACGAAGATCTCCGTATGGAATTTGGAGGGTCCTTTAACCTACTCTATTGATGGCAGTAATCAAGATATGCAAACGAATCCGTTCAGCGACAGGCAGGAGTATCATCCAACCAAAATTTTGGCTCAGTCTACAGGTCCCAATAATATGTTGGATGACGTCTTACTTCAAACGCCGGAAGATGCTTTAATCAGTGACGTATTTGATTATATCTCTGATCCGCAACATGAAGTTGAAGACGCGGCAGGACTGGACCGTCTTCTCAGCAAAATTGAGCGGCTGCACGAGGATCCTCGTTATTTATTTATTAATGGTGAAACTGCACTTTATGTCATTATTACGTTGTGCGTTTTCTCTGATATCTCCAGCGATCCTGAACTAAATCGCATCTATTGCCGTAAGAGAAAAAAGCTTTTTGACCTGGTCGGGAACTTTACTCCAGTTTCTTTTTCGCTTTCGGGAAACGATGGAAAGATTGCATCCAGGTTCGGAAAAGAGAGCGGCTCGATAGAGCGGGAATTTATGAAGTTAGTTTACAGCGAACAGGAATCAGGCTCCTTGCCTTTATATGATTTTGTAAGCAGAACACTCACTCAGCTTAACGGTGAAATCAAGCAGGTTTTTACACAGTCCTCCACTCATCACTATCGTAGGAATGCTGTTTTTCGTTTGGAGCAAGACCCTAATTTTTCGCATTTCAACTACTTTCACAAAAATATCAGTCAAGCGACGACACCATTGTCTTTTCTGTCATCCCTGATTTATGCCAAACGCATGGGACTGTTGGAACAGGCGGAGCTTGCTTTTAAGCTAAAAGGATCTGATGTCATATTTACTAGTGAAAACCTTAGTGATGGTGAATATTTATGGCTTGCTCATTTAGGTATCCTCCTGCTCATGAGCTGTGAAGACAACATTCTGCTTTTGTTGGACGAGCCTGATGTACATCTGAACGAAGCTTGGAATGTAAATTTTATCAATTATCTAAACGAATTCATCTCATTAGAAGACACTGCCGCCAGCCATGAAGTCGTTATTGCTACCCATTCCTCCATGATTTTGACCGATGTTGATCCGAAACAGCTCTATCAGTTTAAGCTGATTTTGGACAATGGACAACCGCGTTCAGAAATCAAGTCCACACGTATTTCCACCTTCGGAGCTAATTTAGGAGAAATCAGCAAGCAAATTTTTGGGACTGGAGGCATTATCGGATCGTATGCTGAAGAACTGATTGATGAAGCCTTTCGATTGGCTGATGAGGAGAACAATTATGACAAGCTTAAACAACTGCAAGATATGCTGGGGCCTGGCTACCACTACTTCCGTGTCTCCAATCGTTTATTGGAGCTGGAGGAGAAGGATTGA
- a CDS encoding HsdM family class I SAM-dependent methyltransferase, with translation MLELNRKILEKKLNALMDLLWRNGISGSEESIDIIIFLFLFKVLDTPQSHKGITWSKVKERTIHLPVNELVEDAKKQIEHAAGHGFTGPFYWNAPMQMLFEAMELVEDIVEETNGSADFGYIFDILGSTIAKQKRSAVFTPQRLANTLVRMTEVQESDILVDPSCGIGSFLIASLPFTRHLKGLDTNAFSVRLSKANLYLSGFTSSTVDHHNYLEKGVDYVESQASVVLTNPPFSMKMNLKISPSIKFNIRQKQTSEILFLWISLSLLKPGGRAAIILPESFFFSEMHAEARKTLFEMAVVDGIVSMPRGMFKSHTQLKTSVLLFRKKSSNVTETKYVWFYEMESNEVAQRENRHSEEEDTFHNLLSAWRRRTQDADQWFKSKNETYPFRSYPLRHVESKNITFASFKEIEKENYLLSATNYNYIEPEPQTLGDPQQLLREVLDLEEQIAEELHQIIDQARWIAETTNQELSDAPMEASPPAQESVWKEEDSHKIMMDIRQNERKQLMKKQRKSINSNLGWFLNELAEWQIKLLNRFFRNPQPLAAHEAAKKIIGVQAALQTILLFESFGILERTLDKEIRIHSLNEAEDETTVVDRQGNPLSIHRWQPAISYMEGENL, from the coding sequence ATGCTTGAACTGAATAGGAAAATATTAGAAAAAAAATTAAACGCGCTTATGGATCTGCTGTGGCGAAACGGAATAAGCGGATCGGAAGAAAGCATTGACATTATTATATTTCTGTTTTTATTTAAAGTGCTGGATACTCCTCAATCGCACAAGGGAATAACGTGGAGTAAAGTCAAGGAAAGAACCATACACCTCCCTGTCAATGAACTGGTCGAGGATGCCAAGAAGCAAATCGAGCATGCAGCCGGTCATGGCTTTACGGGGCCTTTCTATTGGAATGCACCGATGCAAATGCTGTTTGAAGCTATGGAATTAGTAGAGGATATTGTTGAGGAGACTAATGGTAGTGCAGATTTTGGGTACATCTTTGATATTCTTGGTTCTACTATAGCTAAGCAAAAAAGGTCGGCTGTATTCACACCACAGAGGCTTGCGAATACTTTAGTGCGCATGACTGAAGTTCAGGAATCTGATATTTTAGTAGACCCATCCTGCGGAATTGGAAGCTTTTTGATTGCTTCTTTACCTTTTACAAGGCATCTAAAAGGATTAGATACTAATGCTTTTTCAGTTCGATTATCGAAAGCCAACTTATATTTAAGTGGCTTTACATCTTCGACAGTAGATCATCATAACTATTTGGAAAAAGGAGTAGACTACGTGGAATCCCAGGCAAGCGTTGTTCTAACCAACCCACCATTTTCAATGAAAATGAATTTGAAAATTTCACCCTCAATCAAATTCAATATCAGACAAAAGCAGACGTCTGAAATTCTTTTTCTTTGGATAAGTCTGTCGCTGTTGAAGCCAGGGGGAAGAGCTGCAATTATTTTGCCGGAAAGTTTCTTCTTCAGCGAAATGCATGCAGAAGCAAGGAAAACCCTATTTGAAATGGCAGTAGTGGATGGTATTGTTTCAATGCCGCGCGGGATGTTTAAATCTCATACTCAGTTAAAAACCTCCGTCCTTTTATTTCGAAAAAAGAGTTCTAATGTAACCGAGACTAAATATGTCTGGTTCTATGAAATGGAATCCAACGAAGTCGCTCAAAGAGAAAATCGTCATTCAGAGGAGGAAGATACTTTTCACAATTTGCTCTCCGCCTGGCGCAGACGCACTCAGGACGCGGATCAATGGTTTAAATCCAAAAACGAGACATACCCTTTCCGTTCATACCCGCTCAGGCATGTCGAGTCAAAGAACATTACATTCGCTTCATTTAAAGAAATTGAGAAAGAAAATTATCTTCTGAGCGCGACAAATTACAATTACATTGAGCCGGAGCCTCAGACTCTTGGAGATCCGCAACAATTGCTCCGCGAGGTACTTGATTTGGAAGAGCAAATTGCGGAGGAACTGCATCAAATTATAGATCAGGCACGTTGGATAGCTGAAACGACGAATCAGGAACTTTCCGATGCTCCTATGGAAGCTTCTCCGCCTGCCCAAGAGTCTGTCTGGAAAGAAGAAGATTCTCATAAGATCATGATGGATATAAGACAGAACGAGCGAAAGCAACTCATGAAAAAGCAACGCAAAAGTATTAATTCAAACCTTGGTTGGTTTTTGAACGAACTGGCTGAATGGCAGATAAAGCTTCTTAATCGATTTTTCAGAAATCCCCAACCACTTGCAGCGCATGAAGCAGCGAAAAAAATCATCGGTGTACAAGCGGCGCTCCAGACCATTTTACTCTTTGAATCCTTCGGAATTCTGGAACGCACCTTAGATAAGGAGATAAGGATACACTCCCTTAATGAGGCTGAAGACGAAACCACCGTTGTCGATCGCCAGGGAAATCCACTGAGTATACACCGCTGGCAGCCGGCAATTTCGTATATGGAGGGTGAAAATTTGTGA
- a CDS encoding carbohydrate ABC transporter permease, which produces MINLTIGEKVWQAVVYFILILLALLCLLPFLYVVAVSVTPESEVLRRGIVIIPESFTFLAYKEVFISHGIGQAYKITLFRTIVGTALNVFFTVIAAYPLSKKYLPGRSPFLLFIVFTMMFGGGLIPTYLLVRSLGLLNSPWVLIIPHLISAFNLVIIKGFFEQLPAEIEESARVDGASELQSLWRIILPLSLPVLSTISLFYAVGHWNSYFDAIVYINDSNLMPLQVILRNILLNVATQSADSLANTGAVSTFAIQMAAVVVTTVPILIVYPFMQKHFTKGVLLGSVKG; this is translated from the coding sequence ATGATCAATTTGACAATCGGAGAGAAGGTCTGGCAAGCAGTCGTTTATTTTATTCTTATTTTGCTAGCTCTACTTTGCTTACTACCCTTTCTATATGTGGTTGCTGTTTCAGTGACGCCAGAATCGGAAGTGTTAAGAAGAGGAATTGTTATCATACCAGAATCCTTTACCTTTCTAGCCTATAAAGAAGTATTCATTTCTCATGGTATCGGGCAGGCGTATAAAATTACATTGTTTCGAACGATAGTAGGCACTGCTCTCAATGTGTTCTTTACGGTAATAGCGGCATATCCGTTATCCAAAAAATATTTGCCGGGGCGAAGCCCATTTTTACTATTCATTGTCTTTACCATGATGTTTGGGGGAGGATTAATTCCGACTTATTTACTAGTCCGCTCTCTGGGATTGCTAAACAGTCCGTGGGTATTGATTATTCCACATCTCATTAGTGCATTTAATCTGGTGATCATTAAAGGCTTTTTCGAGCAATTGCCTGCTGAAATCGAGGAATCAGCGAGGGTAGACGGTGCAAGTGAACTTCAGTCGTTATGGCGGATCATTTTACCTCTGTCCTTGCCCGTCCTTTCCACAATTTCATTATTTTACGCAGTCGGGCATTGGAACAGTTACTTCGATGCTATTGTTTATATCAATGATTCCAACTTAATGCCGCTCCAAGTGATCTTGCGCAACATCCTGCTTAACGTCGCAACACAAAGTGCTGATTCGCTTGCCAATACCGGAGCTGTTAGTACGTTCGCTATACAAATGGCAGCAGTTGTCGTGACTACAGTTCCGATTTTGATCGTTTACCCATTTATGCAAAAGCATTTTACCAAAGGTGTGCTCTTGGGATCGGTTAAAGGTTAA
- a CDS encoding restriction endonuclease subunit S, which yields MVSSSPIPLNELFSITKLTAQSKHIKAGNILINLFGPDIGRFSQYNQDGNVPDGTGKVIILRPDIIDEDYLYLLLNSSRYPISWDRNKTVHRTTIEYRFLYHESITLPKLPIQKKIVQVFQKANCLLDMRRKSDSLMQQTFNAMFIHFFGDPVQNPKGFNIIPLSDAVAINPSKKGISVPDDLWAPYIKMEDLLAEGYLLSDYRRVREMLEGSYSSFANGDVLFPTSSPSLENGKGCVITGLVQDIGFGSREFAVLRPISDVTHAFWIHRLLSLPSSRKYTAQFLTGSTGRRRISVSFLKSWRVPVPPFELQKEYADVVYSMNMIRQNQSLAKERLVQLLDFAQNNFL from the coding sequence TTGGTCTCATCATCCCCCATTCCGCTCAATGAGCTTTTTAGTATTACTAAATTAACAGCGCAAAGCAAACATATTAAAGCGGGAAATATCCTTATCAACCTATTCGGACCAGATATTGGCAGGTTTTCCCAATATAATCAGGATGGTAATGTTCCTGATGGTACGGGTAAGGTCATTATTCTTCGTCCTGATATTATTGATGAAGATTACCTGTATTTACTTCTTAATTCCTCTCGTTATCCGATTTCTTGGGATAGAAACAAAACAGTACACCGGACAACAATTGAATACCGCTTTCTTTACCATGAGAGCATCACTCTTCCTAAGTTGCCGATACAAAAGAAAATTGTTCAAGTATTCCAAAAAGCAAACTGCCTGCTTGATATGAGGCGAAAGTCGGACAGCTTGATGCAGCAAACGTTTAATGCAATGTTCATCCATTTTTTTGGCGATCCGGTTCAAAATCCAAAGGGATTCAATATTATACCATTAAGTGATGCAGTCGCAATCAATCCCTCCAAAAAAGGCATTTCGGTTCCCGATGACCTGTGGGCACCTTATATTAAAATGGAAGATCTATTGGCAGAGGGATATTTATTATCTGATTATCGACGAGTTAGAGAAATGCTTGAAGGCAGTTATAGCTCTTTTGCTAACGGTGATGTTCTGTTCCCTACTAGCTCTCCAAGTCTAGAAAATGGAAAAGGCTGCGTTATTACTGGTCTGGTGCAAGACATTGGTTTTGGGTCGAGAGAATTTGCAGTGCTTCGTCCGATCTCTGATGTTACTCACGCCTTCTGGATACACCGATTATTATCTCTCCCAAGCTCCCGCAAGTATACCGCGCAGTTCCTGACTGGCAGTACTGGACGTCGGCGCATCTCTGTTTCATTTTTAAAGTCATGGAGGGTCCCCGTGCCGCCGTTTGAGCTTCAAAAGGAATATGCTGACGTCGTCTATTCTATGAATATGATTCGGCAAAACCAATCTCTCGCTAAAGAACGGCTGGTTCAGTTATTGGATTTCGCTCAAAACAATTTTTTATAG
- a CDS encoding ABC transporter permease, translating into MQAKLAADAIPLPKKRNSWIRTIKKYKVMYALLFPALVYFAVFKYIPMAGIIIAFKNYNLALGLWDSPWVGFRNFTDFMNGVYFWDIMRNTIIISLYKLLFGFSAPIILALLLNEVYTQWFKKIVQTITYLPHFLSWVIVYGMMVALLAPGDGLFNMILKEAGVEPISFLTEPAWGRLLIILSEIWKDIGWGAILYLAALAGIDPSLYEAARIDGASKWRQLWHVTLPGIRGVMILMLILKLSHILDAGFDQIFMFANSFNQEKIDIIDTWVYREGLERLKIGLATAVGLFKAVIGFVLVLAANKLAKKFDGQIW; encoded by the coding sequence ATGCAAGCGAAATTGGCAGCGGACGCCATTCCCCTCCCCAAAAAGCGGAATTCATGGATAAGAACGATAAAAAAGTATAAAGTGATGTACGCTCTCTTGTTCCCGGCATTAGTTTACTTTGCCGTATTCAAATACATTCCTATGGCGGGAATCATTATTGCTTTTAAAAACTATAACCTAGCTTTGGGACTATGGGATAGCCCATGGGTGGGATTTAGAAATTTCACAGATTTTATGAACGGTGTTTATTTCTGGGACATCATGAGAAATACGATTATCATATCACTGTATAAGCTATTGTTCGGTTTCTCAGCTCCTATCATACTTGCTTTGCTGCTCAATGAAGTTTATACCCAATGGTTTAAGAAAATCGTACAAACGATCACTTATTTACCCCACTTTCTATCATGGGTCATTGTTTATGGAATGATGGTGGCATTATTAGCCCCAGGGGATGGTCTTTTTAACATGATTTTGAAGGAAGCTGGAGTTGAACCCATCTCATTCCTAACGGAACCTGCCTGGGGCAGACTGCTGATCATCTTATCTGAAATATGGAAGGATATTGGATGGGGAGCGATATTGTACCTTGCAGCATTAGCAGGAATCGATCCAAGTTTATATGAAGCGGCTAGAATTGATGGCGCTTCCAAGTGGAGACAGCTATGGCATGTAACACTTCCCGGCATTCGAGGCGTTATGATTCTGATGCTGATCCTTAAATTAAGCCATATTCTAGATGCTGGTTTTGACCAAATATTCATGTTTGCCAACAGCTTTAATCAGGAGAAGATCGACATTATCGACACATGGGTATACCGTGAAGGGCTCGAGCGGCTTAAGATTGGCTTGGCTACTGCTGTGGGATTATTTAAAGCGGTCATCGGATTTGTTTTAGTGTTGGCAGCAAATAAGCTCGCCAAAAAATTCGATGGGCAAATTTGGTGA
- a CDS encoding HTH domain-containing protein, translated as MNNKTRGSSKIFNEKEIKLLENNPNVENVTEKSITYSSTFKLAAVKAYKEGQTPMEIFLSAGFDVDIIGRKKPKHCLTRWRNTYNALGDAGLLEEQRGKGSPGRRPAGELSIEEKFKRAEARIKLLEMENDFLKKLEALEKQKMQREH; from the coding sequence ATGAATAATAAAACAAGAGGAAGCTCAAAAATATTCAACGAAAAAGAGATTAAACTACTAGAGAACAATCCAAATGTAGAGAACGTGACGGAAAAGAGTATCACCTATTCGTCAACGTTTAAGTTGGCTGCGGTTAAGGCCTATAAGGAGGGTCAAACTCCAATGGAAATCTTCCTTAGTGCGGGATTTGACGTAGATATTATCGGTCGCAAGAAGCCTAAGCATTGCCTAACCCGTTGGCGTAATACGTACAATGCTCTGGGAGATGCTGGATTACTAGAGGAACAACGAGGAAAGGGATCCCCGGGCAGACGACCAGCTGGAGAACTTTCTATCGAGGAAAAGTTCAAACGTGCAGAGGCACGAATCAAGCTTTTGGAGATGGAGAACGATTTTTTAAAAAAGCTAGAGGCGCTCGAAAAGCAGAAGATGCAGAGGGAACATTGA
- a CDS encoding IS3 family transposase, with the protein MTPSERFEIINQTIRKHGLQRVTRYLRRLASVSLSGYYRWQAVEEARQLREEADERDAFLIKKHYDALNGRAGALVVKMRLERENGIIMNHKKIRRLMRKYKLIATIRQANPYRKMAKTTQEHQTCPNLLKRQFDQREPEKVLLTDITYMHYGDGQCAYLSVVKDGATRQILAHYLSSSLAMPIVERTLEKLLERLDGNIHPEALLHSDQGMHYTHPRFRLLVHKAGFTQSMSRKGNCWDNAAIESFFGHMKDDLEYKSCMTLVELRTRVDDYIAYYNSERYQWALKKMTPDEFRSHLLTAS; encoded by the coding sequence TTGACACCCTCCGAGCGCTTTGAAATTATTAACCAAACGATACGTAAGCACGGTTTGCAGCGAGTGACGCGTTATTTGCGCAGGCTAGCCAGTGTGAGCTTAAGCGGATATTACCGTTGGCAAGCTGTTGAGGAAGCCAGACAGTTGCGAGAGGAAGCGGACGAGCGTGACGCTTTCCTCATCAAGAAACACTATGATGCTTTAAATGGTAGAGCAGGAGCATTGGTCGTGAAGATGAGGCTGGAACGGGAGAACGGTATCATCATGAATCATAAGAAAATTCGAAGATTAATGCGAAAATATAAGCTCATTGCTACGATCCGGCAAGCCAATCCCTATCGGAAGATGGCAAAAACCACACAAGAGCACCAAACGTGTCCCAACTTACTCAAGCGTCAGTTTGACCAAAGAGAGCCCGAGAAAGTGCTACTGACGGATATTACCTATATGCATTATGGCGATGGACAATGTGCTTATTTATCCGTGGTGAAAGACGGGGCTACGAGACAGATTCTAGCTCACTACCTCTCTTCGTCATTGGCCATGCCAATTGTAGAACGAACACTGGAGAAACTACTTGAACGACTGGATGGCAATATTCATCCAGAAGCTCTGTTACACTCGGATCAAGGAATGCACTATACTCATCCTAGATTCCGCCTTCTCGTACACAAAGCTGGGTTTACACAGTCCATGTCACGGAAAGGAAACTGCTGGGATAACGCCGCCATCGAGAGCTTCTTTGGCCATATGAAGGATGATTTGGAGTACAAGTCATGTATGACTCTCGTGGAATTACGAACAAGGGTGGATGACTATATCGCCTACTATAACTCCGAGCGATATCAATGGGCATTAAAAAAAATGACTCCCGATGAATTCAGGAGTCACCTATTAACCGCTTCTTAA
- a CDS encoding KAP family P-loop NTPase fold protein yields the protein MFNSDVPIKGEAEDALGRSAFAHSLGEAFLRYKNPESFVVGLYGDWGTGKTSIINLCLEHIENQQADLQKKMILLKFNPWNYSDQNQLIQQFFNEMIAVIKKRTIAEKTKIVTQKLLSYSALLKPLKYFPVVRQYSELTSDIAEALKQEPKELSELKSEINELLLKLEVKVLVIIDDVDRLNKQEIKQIFQLIKSLGDFNNTAYLVAFDKNVIVTALEEVQGGSGIEYLEKIIQVPFVIPAVSESELEQILFKKLNSIIGDIPEESFDTTYWGNVYIGGIRQFIRNIRDINRLCNVLSFSFEMIKDDVNLVDLISIVTIQVFLPDLYRQIRENKGLFIETIDFYWNIEYKKDEMKKKYDEIIASSTIQEKMDDLLKRIFPRIEEVLGGTSYSGFERTWRKQKRICSPEFFDNYFRLSLSKGDLSSQIIKEAIYEKSINEDEFRIFARSLINDNRIYRFLEKILDIVEEVPIENIRTITSVLLDLGDSIPEKLDILGLPDSGFRLSKALYHLFWRFDVLEKRENIISEVIQSCNNSIYSPVRFLSLLRKEYGIEGTPPISKEKQTMSEEKLLKAEELLLINIIQWSKERRLIEHNKFASILYTWRRYGEKELLEEYIKNINNNDKDIILFISHFVSEGTASSLGDHAGRKIWNINKKNLSEFFDLDELTERVSDLKESLLYTELDAEEKRAIKLFLQKKNDD from the coding sequence ATGTTCAACAGTGACGTTCCTATAAAAGGTGAAGCTGAAGACGCATTAGGAAGATCTGCTTTTGCTCATTCTTTAGGAGAAGCATTTCTTAGATATAAGAACCCTGAAAGTTTTGTAGTTGGACTATATGGAGATTGGGGGACTGGAAAAACATCAATCATTAATCTTTGTTTAGAACACATTGAAAACCAACAAGCAGACCTACAAAAGAAGATGATATTGCTTAAATTTAATCCGTGGAATTACTCTGACCAAAATCAATTAATTCAACAATTTTTTAATGAAATGATAGCAGTAATCAAAAAAAGGACTATTGCAGAAAAGACAAAAATAGTAACACAAAAGTTATTATCTTATTCAGCATTATTGAAACCACTGAAATATTTTCCGGTAGTTAGGCAGTATTCAGAACTGACCTCTGATATAGCAGAAGCTTTGAAGCAAGAGCCTAAAGAATTATCGGAACTAAAAAGTGAAATCAATGAGCTATTATTGAAATTGGAAGTAAAGGTACTGGTAATAATTGATGATGTTGATAGGCTTAATAAACAAGAAATAAAACAAATATTCCAATTAATAAAGTCTTTGGGGGATTTTAATAATACTGCGTACTTAGTTGCATTTGATAAAAATGTTATAGTGACTGCTCTGGAAGAGGTCCAAGGAGGTTCAGGTATTGAATATCTCGAAAAAATTATCCAAGTCCCCTTTGTAATTCCTGCTGTAAGTGAAAGTGAATTAGAACAAATATTATTCAAAAAATTAAACAGTATCATTGGAGATATTCCAGAAGAATCCTTTGATACGACATACTGGGGAAACGTCTATATAGGAGGAATCAGACAATTTATAAGAAACATTCGTGATATCAACAGACTTTGTAACGTACTTTCATTTAGTTTTGAAATGATTAAAGATGATGTGAATCTTGTGGATTTAATTAGTATTGTCACAATTCAAGTGTTTCTTCCTGATCTTTATCGGCAGATAAGAGAAAATAAAGGATTATTTATTGAAACCATAGACTTTTATTGGAATATAGAATACAAGAAAGATGAAATGAAAAAGAAATATGACGAAATCATTGCCTCTTCTACAATCCAGGAAAAGATGGATGATCTTTTGAAAAGAATTTTCCCGAGAATTGAAGAGGTCTTGGGAGGGACGAGTTATTCCGGTTTTGAAAGAACCTGGAGGAAGCAAAAGAGAATTTGTAGTCCGGAGTTTTTTGATAACTATTTTAGATTATCATTATCGAAAGGAGATTTATCCAGTCAAATAATTAAAGAGGCAATCTATGAAAAGAGTATTAATGAAGATGAATTTCGGATTTTTGCTCGAAGTCTAATTAATGACAATCGAATTTATAGATTTCTTGAAAAAATCTTGGATATTGTTGAGGAAGTACCTATCGAAAACATCAGAACAATTACTTCGGTTTTATTAGATTTAGGGGATAGTATTCCTGAGAAATTAGATATCTTAGGTTTGCCTGATTCGGGCTTTAGATTATCCAAGGCGCTTTATCATTTGTTTTGGCGTTTTGATGTTCTTGAGAAAAGAGAAAATATTATATCAGAAGTCATTCAATCATGTAACAATAGCATTTACTCCCCTGTACGATTTTTAAGTCTTTTACGTAAGGAATATGGAATTGAGGGGACCCCTCCAATTTCAAAAGAAAAACAAACAATGTCTGAGGAGAAGCTTCTTAAAGCTGAGGAATTATTGCTCATAAACATTATACAGTGGTCAAAAGAAAGAAGACTTATAGAACATAATAAGTTTGCTTCTATATTATATACTTGGAGACGATATGGAGAGAAAGAGTTACTTGAAGAATATATAAAAAATATAAATAATAACGATAAAGATATAATTCTCTTTATTTCTCATTTTGTAAGCGAAGGAACGGCGTCCTCCCTTGGAGACCATGCTGGGCGTAAAATTTGGAATATTAATAAAAAAAATTTAAGTGAATTTTTCGATTTAGATGAACTCACGGAGCGAGTCAGTGACTTAAAAGAGAGTTTACTATATACAGAATTAGATGCGGAAGAAAAACGGGCAATAAAGCTGTTCCTACAAAAGAAGAACGATGATTGA